The stretch of DNA CCAAGTGGTGCCTGGCGCATCATCGGGAGTCGTTCCTGTACACGCATTTCGAGGACATCTGCGAGATCATGAAGGCCTACGACGTGTCCTTCAGCCTGGGCGACGGCCTGCGTCCCGGCTCGATCTACGACGCCAACGACGAGGCCCAATTGGCCGAACTGAAGACCCTGGGCGAACTGACCCAGGTCGCGTGGAAGCACGACGTGCAGACCATGATCGAGGGTCCGGGCCATGTGCCGCTGCACCTGATCAAGGAAAACATGGACCTGCAGCTCGAGCAGTGCAGCGAGGCGCCGTTCTACACCCTGGGGCCGCTCACCACCGATATCGCGCCCGGCTACGACCACATCACCTCGGGCATCGGCGCCGCCACCATCGGCTGGTACGGCACCGCCATGCTGTGCTACGTCACGCCCAAGGAGCACCTCGGCCTGCCGGATAAACAGGACGTCAAGGACGGCATCATCACCTACAAGATCGCCGCCCATGCGGCCGACCTGGCCAAGGGCCACCCCGGCGCCCAGCTGCGCGACAACGCCTTGTCGAAAGCGCGCTTCGAATTCCGCTGGGAAGACCAGTTCAACCTCGGCCTCGACCCCGACAAGGCGCGCGCCTTCCACGACGAGACCCTGCCCAAGGAGTCCAGCAAGGTGGCCCACTTCTGCTCGATGTGCGGCCCGCATTTCTGCTCGATGAAGATCACACAGGAGGTGCGCGCATACGCGGCCGCCAGCGGGGTGGAGGAAGAAGCCGCGCTGGCGAAAGGCATGGAAGAGAAGGCGATCGAGTTCGTGCGCGGCGGCGCCAAGCTGTACCGGGAGGTCTGATGACGGAGATCGAACTGAACGGCGCCCCCTACCAGGTGCCGGCCGGCGTGTCGCTGCTGGACCTGGCCGGCCGCTTGGGCCTGGCGGAGCAGGCGGTGGCGGTCGCGGTCAACCGCGAAGTGGTGCCGCGCCCGCAGTGGCCGCAGCGCCGCTTGCAGGCCCGCGACCGGGTAGACATCGTGCGCGCCATCGGCGGCGGCTGACTTGACCGTAGGGTGGACGGCTTCGCCGTCCGCGCGTCCAGCTCCGGCATGAGCAGACACGGGGCGACCGTCAGTCGAACGCGCGGTCGGCAGAGCCGACCACCCTACAAGAACGAGGAGATGACAATGAACACAATCGTAGAGAACGACTTCCTGACAATCGCCGGCCGCCGGTACAACTCGCGCCTGCTGGTCGGCAGCGGCAAGTACCGCGACCTGGCGCAGACGCGCGAGGCCACGCTGGCGTCCGGCGCCGAGATCGTCACGGTGGCGATCCGCCGCGTGAACATCGGCCAGGACCCCAACACGCCCAGCCTGCTCGACGTGCTGCCCCTGAACGAATTCACCATCCTGCCCAACACGGCCGGCTGCTACACGGCCAAGGACGCCGTGTACACCCTGCAGATGGCGCGCGAACTGCTGGGCGGCCGCAAGCTCGTCAAGCTGGAGGTGCTGGGCGACGAGAAGACCCTGTTCCCGCAGATGCCCGAAACGCTCAAGGCGGCGGAAGTCCTGGTGCGAGACGGCTTCGACGTGATGGTTTACTGCAGCGACGACCCGGTGCAGGCCAGACTCCTGCAGGAGATCGGTTGCGTGGCCGTGATGCCGCTGGCCTCGCTCATCGGTTCGGGCATGGGCATCGTGAATCCCTGGAACCTGTCGCTCATCATCGAGCAGGCCACCGTGCCGGTGCTGGTCGATGCCGGCGTCGGCACGGCCTCGGATGCGGCCATCGCGATGGAGCTCGGCTGCGACGGCGTGCTCATGAACACCGCGATCGCGGCCGCCGGCGATCCGGTGCGCATGGCGCGCGCGATGCGCCATGCGGTGATCGCAGGGCGCGAAGCCTACCGCGCGGGGCGCATGCCGAAGCGCTTCGCGGCCTCTCCCTCGTCGCCGCTGCAGGGCATGGCCACCTGATGGTGCCCACCGTGCTGGTGTTCGCCGGGCTCGATCCCGGCGGCGGGGCAGGGCTGGCGGCGGACATCGCCGCCATCGGCGCCCTCGGCGGCCACGCGCTGCCGGTGGTGACGGCCCTGACCGTCCAGGACAACAACCGCGTGCACGAGGTGCAGCCGGTCGACGCCGGCCTGGTCCTGCGCCAGGCCGAGGCCCTGGTCGCTTGCTGCGGCATCGACGCGGTGAAGATCGGCATTCCCGGCAGCCGCGAGAACGCGGCCGCCATCGCCCGGCTGCTGCGCCGGCTGCGCGCGGCCGACCCGGGCCTGCCGGTCGTGCTCGACCCGGTGCTGGCCAGCGGCCACGGCGATGCGCTCGGCAAGGGCAGCGCGATCGCAGCGCTGGCCGGGCTGCTGCCGCTGGCCACCGTGCTGGTGCCCAACCTGCCCGAAGCCGCCGCGCTGGACGCGCTGCCCTGCGAGCACGTGCTGGTCACGGGCGGCCATGGGGAAGGCGACATGGTCGTCAACCGCTGGCTGCACGGCGGCGTGGAGCAGCGCGCCTGGCGCTGGCCGCGCCTGCCGCACAGCTACCACGGCAGCGGCTGCACGCTGGCTGCCGCCATCGCGGCGCGCCTTGCGCTGGGCGAGCCGATGGCGCAAGCGCTCGAGCGCGCCCAGGACTACTGCCATCAAACGCTGGCCCAGGCCTTCCGGATCGCGCCGGGGCAGCGCATCCCGCGCCGCATCCTCCAATCCCACTGAGAAAGGATCATCCTTGGACAAGCGCTTCATGCGAGGGCTCTACCTCGTCACCCCGGACTGGGACGACACCGAGCGCCTGCTCGCGGTCACCGACACCGCCTTGGGCGCCGGCGCATCCCTGGTGCAGTACCGCCACAAGAGCGCCAGCCCGGCCTTGCGCACCGAGCAGGCCGCAGCCTTGCTGGCGCTGTGCCGCAGCCACGGGCGGCCGCTCGTGATCAACGACCACGTCGACCTGTGCCGCGAGCTCGGCGCCGACGGCGTGCACGTCGGCGGCACGGACCTGTCGGTGGCAGGGGCGCGCGCCCTGCTGGGACCGGACAAGATCGTCGGCGCTTCCTGCTACGGCGAGCTGACGCTGGCCGAGAGCGCCCGCCAGGCCGGCGCCAGCTACGTGGCCTTCGGCGGCTTCTATCCTTCGCCGGTCAAGAAGTACAGCTTCGTCACGCCACCGGAACTGGTCGAGGTCTGGCGCGACCGCGTGTCCCTGCCGTTGGTGGTGATCGGCGGCATGACGCCGCAGAACGCGGCTCCGCTGGTAAAGCGTGGCGCGTCGATGGTGGCGGCGATCACCAGCGTCTACGCGGCGCCCGACCCGGCAGCGGCGGTACGCGAGTTCTGCGCGCTGTTCCGGCACGCCTGAACATACAATAGCAGCGTTGCCACTCCTGTCATCCCGACCATGCGAGCGCTGCGCCTGCTCATCCATACCGGCCGCCACCCGTCGGCCATCCTGCTGCTGGTACAGCTGCTCGGCATGCTGCTGTATCCCTTCATCGAGCGCGAGCCGGCCGGGCATACGGCCTTCAACGTGTTCGGCGTCGTGGTCCTGGCGCTGACCATCCGCATGGTGCGGCGCACGCCGGGCGAGACCCGGATCAGCGTGGCGCTGGCGGTGCCGATCGTGATCCTGCTGGCGCTGCAGACCGTCTACGACCTGCGCAGCACGCTGCTGCCCTGGTCCTCGGCGCTGGAAGCGCTGTTCTACTTCTACGCCGCCGGCAGCCTGATCGCCTACATGATGGGCGACCGCAAGGCCACCACCGACGAGCTGTTCGCGGCCGGCGCCACCTTCACCCTGCTGGCCTGGGGCTTCACCCACCTCTACCTGATGGTGCAGGAACTGCATCCCGGCACCTTCGCGGCCGCCGTCAACGCCAGCGCTCCGCGTACCTGGAGCGAGCTGAATTACCTGAGCTTCGCGCTGCTGTCGAGCACCGGCATCGGCGACGTGATTCCGCTGACCGTGCATGCGCGCGCCCTGTGCAGCGTCGAGATGCTGGTCGGCGTGATGTACCTGGCGGCGGTGGTGGCGCGCCTGATCGGCTTCACCACCCAGGGCGGGATCTACCGGCGCCACCCGGATGCGGCGCGTGAGCCATGGGAAGGAGACTAGCGCATGCGTGGTGAATAAAATGCGGCCCGCACGCGCTAATGCCGTTCAGTTAAGCGTAGGGTGGCCGGGTTTCCCGGCCGCGCGTTCAACTCCATTTTGCTCTGCCACAGTGCATTGGTGACTTGGACGCGCGGTCGGCGAAGCCGACCACCCTACATTTTTACGCTAACTGAACGGCATTAGCCCGCACGCGCCGTGTTAAGTCTTCGATAAGACGCATGCCTTAACGTGGCGCGGTTTGCAGCACCAACATCCCGCCACCGCTGCGCCACTGCCTGCGTGCATGATGCCCACGACCCGGATACGCAATACCTTTCTTGCCGTCCTGCTGGCGCCGCTCGCCGCCTATGTGGCCGCGGCAAGCTTCCCCAATCCGACGTTCGACTACCGCTACAGCTACGAGAACTACCGGATCTGGTCCGATCGACCGATTCCGGACGAGATCACCGGGGTGCTGGACGACGTGACGCGGCGCCTGCGCACCTCCAGCCTGCACGAGCGCGATACGCCGGTCGAGATCTTCTTCTGCAACGAACCCTGGCGCATGTGGCTCTACGGCCGTGCGTTCAGCAGCCAGATGGGCGGGGCGGCCGACGTCTGGCTGACCCGGCAGGTCTTCATCCGCGCCTCCGACATTCCAGCCAACCGCCTCCACACCCCGACAGGCGGGCCGCTGGCCGATGTGGCGCAGCGCCCGCTGTCCTACTTCATCGCCCACGAGATCACCCACAACGACGTCTCGCGCCGCTTCGGGCGCACGGTGATGCTGCGCTATCCGGAGTGGCTGCTGGAAGGCTATGCCGACTACGTGGGCAAGGCCGGCGACTTCGACTTCGAGGAGAACCGCGCGCTGTTCGCGGCCGGCGCCAGTGCCCTCGACCGCGACAGGAGCGGCCTGTATCCGAATTTCACCTGAAGATCGCCTACCTGCTCGACAAGAAAGGCTGGACGCTGCAGCAGGTGTTCGACAATCCCCCCGACGAGGAGGAACTGGACGCGCGCCTGCGTACACGGCATATGTATCAATTTGCGCCCGGCGTGGATTGACCGGCCGTGGCGCCGCATGCGATATTGCCTTTCTTGCCATCTTCATCGAAAGCATCCGCAATGCGTCTTTACGTCACCGCCCTTGTCCTCGCACTGGCCAGCGCCGGTTGCGCCCAGGTCCCCACCGCCGCCATCTCGCCGGAGGCGCTGCGCACCCACGTGCAATACCTCTCCTCCGACCAGCTCGAAGGCCGCGGCACGCCCTCGCGCGGGCAGGACCTCGCCACCGACTACATCGCGGCCCAGTTCCGCAAGGCCGGCCTGGAGCCGGCCGGCGACGACGGCTACTTCCAGACCGCGACCTGGCAGTACGCCGAGCGCAATGCCGACGACGTGAGCCTGACGGTGCTTGCCGGCGGCGCCAGCATCGCGGTGCCGAGCGGCGGCGCGACCGGCAACTTCCTCGATCCGGTCACCCTGGCGGCCACGCCGGCAGTGTTCATGAGCTGGAAGGATGCGCTGGACAACAGCGAGGCCGCCAACGGCAAGGTGCTGGTGGTGCCGGCCCCGCCGGTGCCGCGCGCCGCGCGCCAGCTGCAGGAAAAACTCAAGGGCAAGCCGCTGCTGGTCGTCATGATCGACCGCGAGCGCCGTCATGGCGCCGGCACCGGCGGCTGGCTGATCGATCCGGAACAGGCCGCGCCGCAGGGCGCGGTGCCGGTGCTGTTGTTGCATGCGCCTGACGCCGCGGCGGCGCTGGAGAAGGGCGGCGCGAGCGTGAGCGCGCGGGTCGCGGCCCCGCGCATCCGCCCGGTCAAGCTGCGCAACGTGGTCGGCGTGCTGCGCGGCGCCGATCCGGTGCTGAAGAACACCTACGTCCTGATGACGGCGCACCACGATCACGTCGGCATCCGCGACGGCGAAATCTACAACGGCGCCAACGACGACGCCAGCGGCGTGGTGTCGCTGATCGAAGCGGCGAACGTGCTGGCCGCGCGCAAGGAGCGCGCGCGCCGCAGCATCGTGTTCATGACCTTCTTCGGCGAGGAACTCGGCATGCTGGGCTCGAAGTACTATGCGCGCCACCCGGTGTTCCCGCTGAAGGACACGGTGGTGAACATCAACCTCGAGCAGACCGGCCGCACCGACGACAGCGAAGGCAAGCAGCTCGATTCGATCGCCATGACCGGCTACGATTTCTCGACCCTGGGCGACATGCTCAAGAAATCCGCCGAGCGCACGGGAGTGCGCCTGTGGAAGCACGCGGCCTTCAGCGACGCCTTCTTCTCGCGCGCCGACAACCAGTCGCTGGCCGATGCCGGCGTGCCGGCGCACACCCTGTCGGTGGCCTACGGCTTCCCGGACTACCACGGCAAGGACGACACCTGGGACAAGCTCGACTACGACAACATGGCGCGCGTCACGCGCATGCTGACCGAAGGCGTGTATGACATCGCCAACGCGACCGAGCGCCCGACCTGGACGGCGGCGCCGAAGGCGGCCAACTACGCCGCCAAGGGACGCGCGCTCACGGCCGGCGAGGCGGCCGCCAAGTGAACGGCGGCGCGGTCCTGGTGCGGCGCCTGCTGGAGCACGAGTGGCAGGCCTACCGCGCGATCCGCCTGCGCGCGCTGGCGCAGGCGCCCGAGGCCTTCGGCAGCACGCTGGCGAGGGAAGAGGAACTGCCGGACGAGACCTGGGCGGCGCGGGTGGCGAAGTCCGTGGTGTCCGGCATCGATTGCGCGCTGGTGGCGGAGCAGGGGGGCGCCTTCATCGGCCTGCTGTGGGCCAAGGTGGACGCGCAGGATGCCGGCCGGGTGAACCTGTTCCAGATGTGGGTGGCGCCGCAATGGCGCGGGCGCGGCGTGGCGGCGGCGCTGCCGGACGAGGCACTCGCCTGGGCGAGAGCGCGCGGGACGCGGGTCGTGCACCTGGGCGTGAACAGCGAGAATGCGGGCGCGCTCAGGCTGTACGGGCGCGCGGGTTTCCGCCCGATCGGGGAACCCTACCTGATGCGCGAGGGCGCGCCGCACATGGAGCAGGAAATGCGCCTGATATTGACTGGCGCCGCATAAAAAAAGGGACGCCGAAGCGTAATGCCGTT from Massilia varians encodes:
- the thiS gene encoding sulfur carrier protein ThiS; this translates as MTEIELNGAPYQVPAGVSLLDLAGRLGLAEQAVAVAVNREVVPRPQWPQRRLQARDRVDIVRAIGGG
- a CDS encoding thiazole synthase, with amino-acid sequence MNTIVENDFLTIAGRRYNSRLLVGSGKYRDLAQTREATLASGAEIVTVAIRRVNIGQDPNTPSLLDVLPLNEFTILPNTAGCYTAKDAVYTLQMARELLGGRKLVKLEVLGDEKTLFPQMPETLKAAEVLVRDGFDVMVYCSDDPVQARLLQEIGCVAVMPLASLIGSGMGIVNPWNLSLIIEQATVPVLVDAGVGTASDAAIAMELGCDGVLMNTAIAAAGDPVRMARAMRHAVIAGREAYRAGRMPKRFAASPSSPLQGMAT
- the thiD gene encoding bifunctional hydroxymethylpyrimidine kinase/phosphomethylpyrimidine kinase is translated as MVPTVLVFAGLDPGGGAGLAADIAAIGALGGHALPVVTALTVQDNNRVHEVQPVDAGLVLRQAEALVACCGIDAVKIGIPGSRENAAAIARLLRRLRAADPGLPVVLDPVLASGHGDALGKGSAIAALAGLLPLATVLVPNLPEAAALDALPCEHVLVTGGHGEGDMVVNRWLHGGVEQRAWRWPRLPHSYHGSGCTLAAAIAARLALGEPMAQALERAQDYCHQTLAQAFRIAPGQRIPRRILQSH
- the thiE gene encoding thiamine phosphate synthase, which codes for MRGLYLVTPDWDDTERLLAVTDTALGAGASLVQYRHKSASPALRTEQAAALLALCRSHGRPLVINDHVDLCRELGADGVHVGGTDLSVAGARALLGPDKIVGASCYGELTLAESARQAGASYVAFGGFYPSPVKKYSFVTPPELVEVWRDRVSLPLVVIGGMTPQNAAPLVKRGASMVAAITSVYAAPDPAAAVREFCALFRHA
- a CDS encoding ion channel, with the translated sequence MRALRLLIHTGRHPSAILLLVQLLGMLLYPFIEREPAGHTAFNVFGVVVLALTIRMVRRTPGETRISVALAVPIVILLALQTVYDLRSTLLPWSSALEALFYFYAAGSLIAYMMGDRKATTDELFAAGATFTLLAWGFTHLYLMVQELHPGTFAAAVNASAPRTWSELNYLSFALLSSTGIGDVIPLTVHARALCSVEMLVGVMYLAAVVARLIGFTTQGGIYRRHPDAAREPWEGD
- a CDS encoding M28 family metallopeptidase; the encoded protein is MRLYVTALVLALASAGCAQVPTAAISPEALRTHVQYLSSDQLEGRGTPSRGQDLATDYIAAQFRKAGLEPAGDDGYFQTATWQYAERNADDVSLTVLAGGASIAVPSGGATGNFLDPVTLAATPAVFMSWKDALDNSEAANGKVLVVPAPPVPRAARQLQEKLKGKPLLVVMIDRERRHGAGTGGWLIDPEQAAPQGAVPVLLLHAPDAAAALEKGGASVSARVAAPRIRPVKLRNVVGVLRGADPVLKNTYVLMTAHHDHVGIRDGEIYNGANDDASGVVSLIEAANVLAARKERARRSIVFMTFFGEELGMLGSKYYARHPVFPLKDTVVNINLEQTGRTDDSEGKQLDSIAMTGYDFSTLGDMLKKSAERTGVRLWKHAAFSDAFFSRADNQSLADAGVPAHTLSVAYGFPDYHGKDDTWDKLDYDNMARVTRMLTEGVYDIANATERPTWTAAPKAANYAAKGRALTAGEAAAK
- a CDS encoding GNAT family N-acetyltransferase, translated to MNGGAVLVRRLLEHEWQAYRAIRLRALAQAPEAFGSTLAREEELPDETWAARVAKSVVSGIDCALVAEQGGAFIGLLWAKVDAQDAGRVNLFQMWVAPQWRGRGVAAALPDEALAWARARGTRVVHLGVNSENAGALRLYGRAGFRPIGEPYLMREGAPHMEQEMRLILTGAA